The stretch of DNA CACTCATTACATTTCAtatagaaacagaaaaaaatgaaaatgtgttTAAAGCGTATACCTAGCTAGTTATTTAACAgttaaaaaacatataactaTATATGCTGTactgataaaataataaagaaactagattaagacccgtgttagagcacgggttgaaattcattttatttatattgtatttttctataaaatataatttatgttattgtttttaaaacttttttttggataaaacattatgcaataaaatcatatgctaaatataaaggcttgaaaaaaaacacttattttgtaagttttatctTGTTAAGACAATCTCTAttgtatttctctatttttttctctaaaatagagtaactcaaaaatagagcattgttttcctccaatgttttactctattttcacctctataatagagttagtgtaaaaaaaatagaggtgagaatatatttgctctatatatagagcaatcctattattttctctattttaaagtaaaatatagagtagggttggagcaaatgttgctctataatagagatttgactctaaaatagaatggggttggagatgccctaatgATTCTAAATAAATATTGTGTTATAACacaggttaaattttatttcttaatctatcttgtaacccactatttaactagtaaccaatcaatctattaatttcgtaatatattttttgttaatgttgtggtctatcgataaaatctgtggaaaataaatttgtagtaTTGGGTTTAAAGATCTTTGTAAACAACGtgatatataagtaaaattttcaaaaaatacaatttggaatatcaataattttatttattaccatcaatatatcaattatcaatttggaatattcttAATATTTAGGTTTgaccattaatattaatatatggattaagctataacctatttgtaactatttgtaatcatttattaaaaatatagagtCTATGAAAACTATGtagtgtacttcccttttattaaaaaaatgatagcTACGATGAAGATGGGTTGCTGCACCTGCTAAACAACTTTTACTAAATACTTATATGTAAAAAGTATATTGATTtacgatttttcttttttacaactATTGATTTACGAATTTCCTCATTTAAATCATAGATTATCTTACAAAAAAGTATTGATTAGTTTATGTAAAGACTCATGAGAGATCGACAACTGCGTTATCGGCCAATCTTAAGACTTCGTTAGTTGCAtcaaatctaattttttttatcacgtATAGATTTTTTAAACTCATAAACCAAAAGCACCTTTGTCGAaccttaaaatatatattttgaaagaatGCAATTTCTTTTGATATAGTAAAGAGGAAGTTCACGTAGACAGTCACCATTATCGCCTCCcacatgaaatattttattcaagatATTATAGGAGACACATGTATCaacaatttttatatatccatGGAATATTATGCgcggaacatttttttttcgattCTTTGGTTATCAAACAATAccaccaaaattaaccaaatcaaTAATCGGTTTGATCAATTTGGTTTTCggtttattttcattattttttgaattgaCCTGATTTCTAGGTTTTTCGGTTAAAATCAGGTAAAACCAGTTAGATTGGATAACATCAGTTCgggatatatgtatattttggtttgattctctTTAGTTTCTGTATAGTTTTGGTAAGATTTCTTAAGAAAAAATGGGTAACCGGTTTGGTTTTTCAAACTGAACAAACAATAAATCGAACACAATTCAAAATCATGCCGTATTGAATGAATTGCTTAACCGATTTTGAAGCGAAGTCTCCGGTTCTTTTCGGTTCGGACAAAAACCGCATCCTgtatattgaaaaagaaaactccaaaaacaagaaaacgttTCACTTATAATGGGCCTTATCAAACCAACTTAGCCCAGATCATTCATCTCACACCCGTGTAaaaaaatacccgaacccgTATATCAAACCGGGTTTCATATCTTGACCCGTAATTGATCCTCCACTAACCTAGCTATTGGGGGGGAATTGAATCTTATCCACAATTCAATCTCTCTTccagtttcatcttcttcttcttcttcagcctcGCGACGCGTTAATGGCGGCTTCATTCTCACTCACGagcttcatctccttcatctcaccattcaaatctcaaaccaaacccACTCCACCTCCGAACATCACTCTTCCTTCCCCGACTATCTCCCAGAGGCGAAGAAATGATCTCGCCATCGAATCAATGGCGGTCGACGAGTCTTCTTCCACCGCATCTTCGCTTTCCTCTGAGCTTGCTTCCGTGATTTGTCCCTCGCTTGCTTACTCGAACACgctcttcttcagttcttcgGGATACAACGTGCAAGTGTTTGTTGAGGATAATGAGTCAGAGGAGAGGCTTGTGAATCGGTTTAGGAGGGAAGTGATGAGAACCGGTGTTATACAGGAATGTAAACGGAGGAGATACTTTGAGAATAAACAAGATGAGAAGAAACGTAGGACTCGTGATGCTGCTAAGCGTAATAAGAAAAGGTTTCACAACTTCATTTTTGTTAGAAATAAGCTTTATAGTAGATTGATTCATATGTTAGGAACAGAGATAGGGTCTTGATGGTTAGCTTGTGAAGATTTGATGCTCAGTTCTTGAAAAAGCCATCACTTGTCGCCTAGCTTTAGTGGATTGAGATAACAGAGAGATGGTCTCAAAGTTGAATGTGGTTCATGTTTGGTGATTGAGTATTGATGATTGACTTTAATGATAGTTTCTCATAGCTTCTGAGAATAGTGATACTTTAGTTTATTGAAAAGGAACCATATACGATATCTTAGCTTTagagaatttgaaaaaagaCGTTTTAATCCCCAAATATGTATGCTATGTTTGTTCTGTGAGAATCCCGTTGCTATATCTGCTTTCGAGTGATTGATTCATATGTTGAAACAGATTAGGTATATTGATGATTAGAGTTAAAAGATAGTCTTTTTTGTAGCTTTGTGAAGACTTTTGTACTTAGTTCTTGAGAACATTCACTGTCTTTCTTAGCTTTAGAGGATTGAAATATTGAAGAGATGAATCTCAAATTTGTATGtggtttttatgtttcttggtgggttttttttttccaggcgTCCTCAAGCAAGGTTTACCcaagaaacaagagaagaagcagcagcagcaactaAGAGTAAGaaaaaggatgaagaagaagacaactgGGAGATGCCTGATGGAGATGTACCTTCTTAAAACAtgatttttagtaaataaatctCCGGCCTTTCTTTTTCCGTATTATCCGTTTTTTATATTACTTGGTACAATTGTAAGTTCATATGCATTAACTGCATAAAGACTTGCTTCTGGTAATGAGTTATTATTAATGTTATTGCATCTTTAATTTGCATCTGCTGTGGCTTTTCAATGGATGCAATGCAATTGCAAGGTGGTAAAGGTCAGTAGGTCACATTTGGTATAAATAACTGTTTGATCATCAAGCAATACCCACAAATGATGATAGCATGATTCAAGAAGTGTAAACTCTATAGAATCGATTAAGTATGGAGTCTTCCATGTTAAATTTAGACATTCAGTTTTTTTCCTCTTATTTCTTAAGTCTTAACACTCTTAATGGGCTCAATTTAGTATAAACCCATATGTAGGTTGCATATGAATATCTTAATTATGATGTTGATTTGCTAATCACGCCtacaatatttttattccaagtccttgtaaaaaaatattgaccaaattttttaaaaaattatctaaccacgtatgtaaaaaaattaaacacaag from Camelina sativa cultivar DH55 chromosome 9, Cs, whole genome shotgun sequence encodes:
- the LOC104710534 gene encoding uncharacterized protein LOC104710534, encoding MAASFSLTSFISFISPFKSQTKPTPPPNITLPSPTISQRRRNDLAIESMAVDESSSTASSLSSELASVICPSLAYSNTLFFSSSGYNVQVFVEDNESEERLVNRFRREVMRTGVIQECKRRRYFENKQDEKKRRTRDAAKRNKKRRPQARFTQETREEAAAATKSKKKDEEEDNWEMPDGDVPS